From a single Lolium rigidum isolate FL_2022 chromosome 7, APGP_CSIRO_Lrig_0.1, whole genome shotgun sequence genomic region:
- the LOC124673277 gene encoding cationic peroxidase SPC4-like, translated as MAGLSRAAMLATTMGLIVAALLFPSAMSTRPSLISMTTGGVRQLPDGLSYDFYKDTCPTLEIMVREAVERAIESDVGVVAGLLRIFFHDCFPQGCDGSILLTGANSELKMPQNVGLRQSALDLTESIRETVHQECGAIVSCADISNLATKHAVMQSGVPGNLVPGYLLPLGRKDSLGPATTQQVRTIPSPDLDVNQLVEAFASRGLNEVDLVALSGAHTIGKASCGSFMNREGENDEFVQRLKNNCTYFPVAPLQDLDVTTPNTFDNYYYKNLQNRTGVLHSDMQLTLNATINQLVDFFAADQGWFFATFSTSMSNLAHLEGKPAIIGEVRRNCFKVNGLELTAPNTFVASA; from the exons ATGGCGGGGCTGAGCAGGGCGGCAATGCTGGCCACGACGATGGGCCTGATCGTGGCAGCGCTGCTGTTCCCGTCAGCTATGTCGACGCGGCCGTCCTTGATCTCGATGACCACCGGCGGCGTCCGGCAACTCCCCGACGGCCTGTCATATGACTTCTACAAGGATACGTgccccaccctggagatcatggtGCGCGAGGCCGTGGAGAGGGCGATTGAGAGCGATGTTGGGGTTGTCGCTGGCCTCCTCCGAATCTTTTTCCACGACTGCTTCCCCCAG GGCTGCGATGGGTCGATTCTACTGACCGGAGCAAACAGCGAGCTGAAGATGCCGCAGAACGTGGGGCTGCGGCAGAGCGCGCTGGACCTCACCGAGAGCATCCGCGAGACGGTGCACCAGGAATGCGGGGCCATCGTCTCGTGCGCCGACATCTCCAACCTCGCGACCAAGCACGCCGTGATGCAGTCCGGCGTGCCGGGGAACCTGGTGCCAGGGTACCTACTGCCCCTCGGCCGCAAGGACAGCCTCGGGCCGGCCACAACCCAGCAAGTCAGGACCATTCCCAGCCCCGACCTCGACGTCAACCAGCTCGTCGAAGCCTTCGCCAGCCGCGGCCTGAACGAGGTCGACCTCGTCGCGCTCTCCGGCGCGCACACCATCGGCAAGGCGAGCTGCGGCAGCTTCATGAACCGCGAAGGCGAGAACGACGAGTTCGTGCAAAGACTCAAGAACAACTGCACTTATTTCCCTGTCGCCCCCCTGCAGGACCTCGACGTCACCACCCCTAACACCTTCGACAACTATTACTACAAGAACCTCCAGAACAGGACGGGCGTGCTCCACTCCGACATGCAGCTCACCCTCAACGCCACCATAAACCAGTTGGTCGACTTCTTCGCCGCCGACCAGGGCTGGTTCTTTGCGACCTTCAGCACCTCCATGAGCAACCTCGCACATCTGGAAGGCAAACCAGCCATAATAGGGGAGGTCCGCCGCAACTGCTTCAAGGTTAACGGGCTGGAACTCACCGCCCCTAACACCTTCGTCGCCTCTGCTTAA